A segment of the Manihot esculenta cultivar AM560-2 chromosome 13, M.esculenta_v8, whole genome shotgun sequence genome:
GCATCAGCAGAAAATCCCTTATCAACCATTTCATCAATAAGTTGACACTTTTAGCATACTATCATGCCTAAGAAACCCTTGAAAAATCACATTATAACAGCAATCAATTTTGGACATCAACTTCCTTGTATTCTTTGATTTGTGCATGACAAAACTAAAAGTCTGATACTGCAACCACAGAGAGATTTGCACGCTTATGAATCTGGTACGAGCCCAGCTAGTTTTCTTAAAATGCTATACATTTGTTATGGACACCTAATCAACATTTTCACTTTTACACCAGCgaattaaaaaccataaaagatATTAGCAGCATTCTAATTGTATACAATGAAATAGATCCAACTACCAATGACTCACAACATATCAAAGGCCCCTTGATCAAGAGTTGATTGTTCAAGTCTCATTTCACACTTACACCTTTAGAACCTCCAGATCGATTTCGTAGTTTTCTCAAAATGAGATCATCATTGAGTGATAGATGTATAACCAATTCTGCTGTGGTGACATCTGAAGAGAATCCCTTATCAACCATTTCATCAATAAGTTGTGATGCTTTTACTACATTCTCATGCTTAAGAAACCCTTGAATAATCACATTATAACAACGTTCATCTGGCAAACATCCACCTTCTTCCATTTCTCTGAAAACCTTGTATGCTTCATCAAGTAATCTTTCATTGCAAAGTCCTTTTATTATCGTAGCATATATACAAACATTAGGCTTGATACCTTTTCTAATGAGCCCAGAAAAAAGTTCATAGGCATCATTAAGCTTTCCAATTTTGCACATACCATCAATCAGAATATTATAGATAACACAATCAGGCTTAAATCTACTCGTTTCCATCGCATTGAAAATGATAAGTGCCTCATCAAGATCTCCCTGTTTGCACAAGCCATTGAGCAAAATTGAGAAAGTTATCATATCTGGTTGGTGACCATTGTAATGCATATTCTTGAAAAACTCCAATGCAGCCTGAGGCCTCCCCGCTTCCCACAAGCCCTGTATAAGTGTATTATAAGTAACAGAGTTGGGAAATAAACCTTTATGAGGCATTTCATCAAAAAGTTTCATTGCTTCATCAATCCATTTGCTCTTACAGTATCCCTTAATTAAGATGCTATAGCTAAAGACATCAGCTATGCCACTGCTTACCatcaaatcaaatatttttctaGCCTCATCCATTTGGCTATGCATACAATATCCATCCACCAATGAATTGTAAGTGACCACATTGGGCTTTATGCCCTTTTGAACCATCAAATTCACAATATCCTGAGCTTTTGAAACCATTCCTTCCTTAAAAAGAGAGTCGATCAATATGTTAAAGTTATAAACATTCGGTGATATGTTCTGCCCTACCATTTCATACAATAAGGCCAAAGCTCGATCCACTTGGCTATGCAAACAATATCCTTTCATCAATGAACTATAAGTGAAAACATCAGGCTccacacctctttgaatcattatcTTGATTAAACTTTGAGCCTCTGTAAGTTGTCCCTGCTTACAAAGATCGTCTAGCAACACATTGAAGGTAAGAATGTCTGGTGATATGTTACGCCCCACCATTTCTTTCAACAAGGACAATGCTTGATTCGGCTTTCCTAAATTGCAAAGACCATGAAGTAAGCAGGTGTAAGTGATAACATCAGGTGAAATAGCTCTGTTCTTCATTTGAGAGAAGAGCTCTAAAGACTTGAAAACTTGCTTATCCTTGCAAAGAGCATTGATGATGGCAGTGTACGTCACAGCGTCTGGCTTACAACCTGTCTCAACCATTTTCTTCAGTAACCCAATAGCCATATCTGTTTTCCCAAATTTACAAAGACTACTTACTATTGCATTGTAAGTAGGAACATTAGGTTGATAACCTCCTGCAACCATATCACTGAAAATTTCTACTGCTGCTTTGATTTCACCCTCTATACAGAGCCCATTAATTAAGGTATTAAATGTCACAGTATCAGGCTTCAAtccaaatttaagaattttccCAAAAATAGAGAATCCAAAATCCACATGGTGTAAGCGGCAGAAGCAATTAATCAAGATATTAAGAGAATAAATATTATGTGAGATACCTAGCGACTCAATTGTTTTGGAGAAGGAAAGGACAGTGTGGTATTGTTTCATTCTCATAACAGCAGATAAAAATCGACCAAACTGAACAATAGAAGGCAGAGGATGCAAAACAATAATGTGATTAAAGGAAGCTAGGGCATCATCAATGTCCCTAAAAGAAGCGGAATAGAATTTAGATCTCAAGCTAGCATCTTTATGTGTTTGAGTGAAAGTGGAAGTAGAAGAATGGaaagaataattaaataatatggtTGGAAAATGAATGGTACCCATTCCCAAATCCCATAGCAGTGGACAGTGGAAGCTCCTGAGAGGTGAAGCTAAACACATGGTCTTCATAAAACTTAGCTTCCCCGTTATCAGCATCTTCGATCTTTGTAAAGTTGCAAACTTTCACTCGGCAGCGAGCAAAGGGACACGCGTCTATAGGTTAAAATGGGAGAATTTTACCCGTTGTGCCCTAATTTCGCAGTTTATTTTCAATTCATTAACGAACTATATTAGCAatgttttttttagaaaaaattgctATGGtccctaaattttttataatttttaaaatcaattaaaatattcttcgTAATAATCGTAACTGTTAACAGACtttgttagttttgagttaaaagtTTTTAGTTGTCCCTTTTTTTAATAACATTTGAAATGTCATTATAGAAATATCAGTACGTTATTAGTGATCTAAAAGAACATTAATTTAGTCTTCATGGTCCCAAAGGTGAGCTTCGCTCCTGAATGACCTTCACTCTCTTTCACAAGTGGATCATTTCCATACAGCATTCGTCTCTGATCTCAGATACCGCAGAGAGCCTGGAAATCTTCCTCTGAAATTCTACGACCGAAGACCTGAATATTTTCTTTGATCCTTTCGAAGTGGCTTGATTAGTTTTAAGGTGGAGGCAGGTGACTAGAATTAGAAGAAGATGTACTCTAGAAGAGAGTGAAGTTGGATAATGTGGTTATATTAGCTTAATGCATTGCTGTCATTTGTGTTTTGCTTGATTTGGATTCCTAACAAATACAATTCTTACTTATCTCTAGATCTTATGATCCTTTTATTCATTGACATTCAAATGATATCAGTGATGTGGACAAAGATggccaacaaaaaaaaatacatatgaaTTACCCTTATATTAATAAGCCATTGTATCATTTAGATGAAAAAAAGTTATTTCTCAGGAAAAATGGAGGCCTTATTTGAGAGCACAATTCAATGCGCAAACATAACAGAACCATGATTTCTGTTCTAGTGAGCACACAATAGACAAGCAGCCATTTTCGTCATGCAATGAATCTGGTACGAGACCAGCTCCTTCTCTCAAAATGCAATGAATTTATTTCTTTTGTCAGAATcaccatttttatttttatttttatatcagcAAGCTAAAAAAATTGATGACAGAAATGGATATTTTTGTGCTTCAAATTGTAGAGCAGCTTACTTTATGTATTTGATTTCATTTTGAATTCAATCCAATGAAGGAAAATGGCGAAGCAGAACAAAATCAGTTTATATGAACAGATACTACTGGGTCAGGTGGACAAGGTGATAGCCAGCAGAATTTCTAGCTACTAAACGTGCCTACAAAGGAATAAAACATCCACAGAATTTcatcacaattttcaaattgcTAGCGTTCTTGATACTTCATGCAGAAATCAAATTCTTCGCTAACCTGCATACCTCCCCATCAATTCAGTGGTTGTGGCATCTGCAGAAAATCCCTTGTCAACCATTTCATCAATAAGTTGTGACGCTTTTAACATATTATCATGCCTAAGAAACCCTTTAAAAATCACATTATACCAGCAATCAATTTTGGACATCAATTTACTTGTATTGTTTGATTTATGCATAACAGAACAAAGTCTGATACTGCAACCACAGAGAGATTTGCATGCTTATGAATCTGGTACGAGGCCAGCTATTTGTCTCAAAGTGCTATAAATTTGTTATGGACACCTAATCAACATTTCACTTTTAGACCAGCAAATTAAAAACTATAGAAGATATTAGTGGCATTCTAATTGTACACATTGAAATAGATTCTACTACCAATGACTCACAAAATAACAAAGGCCTCTTGCATCTATTGATAAAGAGTTGATTGTTCAAGTCTCATTTCACATTTACACTTTTAGAACCTCCTGATCGATTTCGTAGTTTTCTCAAAATGAGATCATCGCTGAGCGATAGATGTATTACCAATTCTGCTGTTGTGGCATCTGCAGAGAATCCCTTATCAACCATTTCATCAATAAGTTGTGATGCTTTTACTACATTCTCATGTTTAAGAAACCCTTGAATAATCACATTATAACAGCGTTCATCTGGTAAACATCCACCTCCTTCCATTTCTCTGAAAACCTTATATGCTTCATCCAGTAATCTTTCATTGCAAAGTCCTTTTATTATCGTAGTATATATACAAACATTAGGCTTGATGCCTTTTCTAATGAGCCTTGAAAAAAGTTCATAGGCATTATTAAGCTTTCCAACTTTGCACATACCATCAATCAGAATATTATAGATAACACAATCAGGCTTAAATCTACTCGTTTCCATCGCTTTGAAAATGATAAGTGCCTCATCAAGATCTCCCTGTTTGCACAAGCCATTGAGCAAAATTGAGAAAGTTATAATATCTGGTTGGTGACCATGGTAATGCATGTTCTTGCAAAAATCCAATGCAGCCTGACGCCTCCCTGCTTCCCACAAGCCCTGTATAAGTGTATTATAAGTAGCAGAGTCAGGAACTAAACCTTTATGAGGCATTTCATCAAAAAGTTTCATTGCTTCATCAATCCATTTGCTCTTACAATATCCGTTAATTAAGATGCTATAGCTAAGGACATCAGCTATGCCACTGCTTACCatcaaatcaaatatttttctaGCCTCATCCATTTGGCTATGCATACAATATCCATCCACCAATGAATTGTAAGTGACCACATTGGGCTTTATGCCCTTTTGAACCATCAAATTCACAATATCCTGAACTTTTGAAACCATTCCTTCCTTAAAAAGAGAGTCGATCAATATGCTAAAGTTATAAACATTTGGTGACATGTTCTGCCCTACCATTTCATACAACAAGGCCAAAGCTCGATCCACTTGGCTATGCAAACAATATCCTTTTATCAATGAACTATAAGTGAAAACATCAGGCTccacacctctttgaatcattatcTTTATCGTACTTTGAGCCTCTAAAAGCAATCCTTCCTTACAAAGAGAGTCTAGCAATATATTGAAGGTAAAAATGTCTGGTAATATTTTATGCCCCACCATTTCTTTCCACAAGGCTAATGCTTGATTCTGCTTGCCCAAATTGCAAAGACAATGAATTAAGCAATTGTAAGTGATAACATTAGGTGAAATGCCTTTATCCTTCATTTGAGATAAGAGGTTTACAGCCTCAGCAAATAACTTACCCTTGCAAAGGGCGTCGATTATTGCATTGTATGTTACAACATTTGGCTTACAACCTCTCTCAACCATTTTCTTCAGCAACCCAATAGCCCCATTTGTATTCCCACATTTACACAATCCATTTACTATCGCACTGTAAGTAAGAACATTAGGTTGATAACCTCTCTCAACCATATGGTTGAAAAAGTCTATTGCTCCATTGATTTTACCCTCCATACAAAGCCCATTAATTAATGTGCTAAATGTCACAATACTTGGCTGCAATCCCAATTTAAGGATTTTCCCAAAAATTGAGAAGCCAAAATCCACATGGTGTAAGCGGCAGAAACAATTAATCAAGATATTAAGAGAATAAGTATCGTTTGAAATTTCTAGAGACTCAATTGTTCTGGACAAGGGAATGACGATATGATATTGTTTCATTCTGACAAGGGCAGACAAAAATAGATTAAATTGAACCCTAGAAGGGAGAGGATGCATAAGAATGATGTGATTAAAGGAAGCTAGGGCATCATCAACGTCCCTAAATGAAGCAGAATTGAATTTAGATCTCAAGCTTGCATCTTGATGTGTGTGAGCggaagtagaagaagaagacgaaTGGAAAGGAAAAGTATATAATGGGGTTAGAGAATGAAAGGTACCCAATCCCAAATCCGTTGGCAGTGGAGAGTAGAAGCCCCTGAAAGCTGAAGCTAAACACATGGTCTTCACAAAACTTAGCTTCATCTTCGATCTCTGTAAAGTTGCAAGCTTTCACCGGGCAGCTGGCACTGAGCCTTGAGCTCTTTTTTCATCACCAGAAGAAAAATGAAACATGGTAGTGGattcttaaaaagaaaaactataaagtagtaatttataaaaaataaaaagaaaaagaaaaaacattcCGAGTGCTCATCCTACATTAAATCGTAGTACCACTGtataatttcttatttaaaaaaaaagccgatttttaatatttaaataattacatatttaaaacataagtaaGTCATTTTTTTATCAACACATTGtgttatcttaattttttttatcgattattatgttaaattttttttttcaagtcaACACtatcgatttaaattaaaaaattaatcaaattgaattaatttaaaattttatttatttattatttattttatttaatttaatttttaattttaaaaattttaattattttaatttaatttaattttaataaaaaaattaaattaaaccgattagtgataatagtatattatttttaatagtactgaaattaaattatattaaaattaaaatatttcaattaaattttaaaatataaaaaataaaaaattattaaaaaatttaaatcaattaaatcaaaccgaatcatattgattcaattcagtttaatttttatctaaaatcaattcaatttaatttttataaatatcaaaattttaattttcaatttatttaattcgattcgattttaaattgaatcaactaaatacacattccaatagtaaatagtaaataagagattttattgtgaattaaaataaaaataataattcctCACAAACACTTTATACATGAAGCGACACAAAACTCAATtcagttaataaatttatatgcaaAATTTccgtataattttatttacatcTAAAAGTTGTTACTTAAAAATAACTACTTTTCTCTCTATTCAAATCTTAGAAATAGCAACCCACTCCTCTTTTCTCTCTATCCAAAAAGTTAGAAAgtccttttttttaattaaataaaaatttaatgaatttaaatttaataaattaaaattatatttttactaaatctaattctaattaaattatactcctttctatcttttttattattattttaaaattattatttacttttttttatattataataatatataaattgattattataattttattttatttttaaaataattttattatttttctaaataagtattcaaaatattttttaatatttaataaaagttaatgccattaaaatgaatataattgaaaatttaataaaaaaatatttttcttactattttttatgaaaaacattttttacagaaaatattttttaaatataagttgAAGTTATTTTCAGCAAATTAATGGAGTATAATCCTGTTTTAATCTCTGATATTTTCATTTCTATGAAATATTAAGACTTAATAAAGATTGAATCAAATATATAGTAATGGGGGGTCAGACAGCTTGTTCACTATCTGTGTTCTACATGGAGTATTGTCTCCCCATTTCATGATATTTGTGTTGAGGACATTTTACGTTGATTCAATAATGAATTTGTTAAGCACACCTCTGATGCCAAAAGCTATATCAGATTCTTGTAACATTACAACATCACCAGTAGCTATGGTGTTTAATGGGCTCCTTCTATCACTGACCTTCTTATCTGTTCACAAATATTTCTACTTTTATAAGGACTTACTAACTTAAGAGTTCAACTCTAAATAAGATAATTTGAAAGAGGAGCACCAGAATCATACCATTGTATTCTTGGGACTGCTGCGACAACATATGACAGATGCATAACCAACTAGCAGCGTTCTAATTGTACATGTATTCAATATATTCAAATGCCAATAACTCACAACCAAAGAAGGCCCCTGCATCTGTTAAGCAGGTGTTGATTGCTAAAATCTCTTTACACCATAAGAACCTTCAGATTGATTCAGTAGTTTTTGCAGAACGAGATCGTCATTGAGTGACAACATATGACAGATGCATAACAGAATTGCGGCATTCTATTGTACACATAGTGAACTAGCTCTAAGTACCAATAACTAGCAACATAAAAGAGTCTCCCGCATCTCACTTCTCATTTACACC
Coding sequences within it:
- the LOC110630057 gene encoding pentatricopeptide repeat-containing protein At1g63330: MKLSFVKTMCLASAFRGFYSPLPTDLGLGTFHSLTPLYTFPFHSSSSSTSAHTHQDASLRSKFNSASFRDVDDALASFNHIILMHPLPSRVQFNLFLSALVRMKQYHIVIPLSRTIESLEISNDTYSLNILINCFCRLHHVDFGFSIFGKILKLGLQPSIVTFSTLINGLCMEGKINGAIDFFNHMVERGYQPNVLTYSAIVNGLCKCGNTNGAIGLLKKMVERGCKPNVVTYNAIIDALCKGKLFAEAVNLLSQMKDKGISPNVITYNCLIHCLCNLGKQNQALALWKEMVGHKILPDIFTFNILLDSLCKEGLLLEAQSTIKIMIQRGVEPDVFTYSSLIKGYCLHSQVDRALALLYEMVGQNMSPNVYNFSILIDSLFKEGMVSKVQDIVNLMVQKGIKPNVVTYNSLVDGYCMHSQMDEARKIFDLMVSSGIADVLSYSILINGYCKSKWIDEAMKLFDEMPHKGLVPDSATYNTLIQGLWEAGRRQAALDFCKNMHYHGHQPDIITFSILLNGLCKQGDLDEALIIFKAMETSRFKPDCVIYNILIDGMCKVGKLNNAYELFSRLIRKGIKPNVCIYTTIIKGLCNERLLDEAYKVFREMEGGGCLPDERCYNVIIQGFLKHENVVKASQLIDEMVDKGFSADATTAELVIHLSLSDDLILRKLRNRSGGSKSVNVK